In the Kiritimatiellales bacterium genome, one interval contains:
- a CDS encoding DUF721 domain-containing protein: MKPARQDYQKWQLTRERFCIEDEKPPPPARKEKFIKEILTEITAGEQIEHYEASDVLIDRWPAITGEQIARHTNPVFLKNSVLTVYADHAGWLAEARRIPKNFLLKKISTVSGLPKIKEIRFQLDPLLCNRK; encoded by the coding sequence ATGAAACCAGCCCGTCAGGATTATCAAAAGTGGCAGCTTACACGCGAGCGCTTTTGTATTGAAGATGAAAAGCCGCCGCCGCCGGCACGAAAAGAAAAATTCATCAAAGAAATTCTTACTGAAATCACCGCCGGCGAACAAATTGAACATTACGAGGCTTCCGATGTTTTAATCGACCGCTGGCCGGCAATTACCGGTGAGCAGATCGCCCGACACACGAATCCTGTTTTTTTAAAAAACTCGGTACTCACCGTGTATGCAGATCATGCCGGCTGGCTGGCAGAAGCACGCCGTATTCCGAAAAATTTTCTATTGAAAAAAATTTCAACTGTCTCCGGTCTGCCAAAAATCAAAGAAATCCGTTTTCAGCTTGATCCCTTACTCTGCAACCGGAAATAA
- a CDS encoding polysaccharide biosynthesis/export family protein, whose product MKQTVIRGVLLLFVSCIVSGCFFSGRQPVPPSNNTVGLYRLRPQDPLQISLLGIPEEKMQEVIIDEYGMITMPYADEPIKASGLTTTELERKIQKMYVDGQIYRNITVNVQTLAKSYFIDGEVKRPQEYLLNRHITLMQAIAAASGYTEYANKRSIEITRAGKVIKVDGRKIEKNPQLDIPLEAGDRIRVNRTFY is encoded by the coding sequence TAGAGGAGTTCTTCTCTTGTTTGTATCATGCATTGTATCGGGGTGTTTCTTTTCCGGTCGGCAGCCGGTCCCGCCATCCAACAATACGGTAGGGCTTTACCGGTTGCGGCCGCAGGATCCGCTGCAAATCTCACTGCTTGGAATTCCTGAAGAAAAGATGCAGGAAGTGATCATTGATGAATACGGGATGATAACAATGCCGTATGCAGATGAGCCCATCAAAGCTTCCGGACTGACAACAACTGAACTGGAACGGAAAATTCAGAAAATGTATGTCGATGGACAAATTTACCGCAATATTACGGTGAATGTGCAGACTTTGGCCAAAAGCTATTTCATTGATGGCGAAGTAAAACGTCCGCAGGAATATCTGTTAAACCGGCATATCACGTTAATGCAGGCGATCGCCGCTGCCAGCGGTTATACGGAGTATGCGAATAAAAGAAGCATTGAAATCACCCGCGCAGGAAAAGTAATAAAAGTTGACGGGCGGAAAATTGAAAAAAATCCGCAACTGGATATTCCGCTTGAAGCCGGCGACAGAATCCGTGTAAACCGGACGTTCTATTAG